One genomic region from Mycobacterium basiliense encodes:
- a CDS encoding TetR/AcrR family transcriptional regulator, whose amino-acid sequence MARTQQQRREETVARLLQASIDTIVEVGYARASAAVITKRAGVSVGALFRHFETMGDFMAATAYEVLRRQLETFAKQVTEIPADRPALEAALGILRDITSGPTNAVLYELMIAARTDPKLKETLHNVLEQYSAKIYDAARALPGAESFSEETFPVIVALLTNVFDGAAIVGAVVPQPDIAEQRIPVLTALLAAALPDAPA is encoded by the coding sequence ATGGCCAGAACTCAGCAGCAGCGCCGCGAGGAAACCGTGGCACGGCTCCTGCAGGCCAGCATCGACACCATCGTCGAGGTCGGGTACGCGCGGGCTTCGGCGGCCGTGATCACCAAACGCGCGGGAGTGTCGGTAGGGGCCCTGTTTCGGCATTTCGAAACGATGGGTGATTTCATGGCGGCCACCGCATACGAGGTGCTGCGTCGTCAGCTGGAAACCTTCGCCAAGCAGGTCACCGAGATACCGGCCGACCGGCCGGCGCTGGAAGCGGCGCTGGGAATACTGCGCGATATCACCAGCGGACCGACCAACGCCGTGTTGTACGAGCTCATGATTGCAGCACGCACCGACCCGAAGCTCAAGGAAACGTTGCACAACGTGCTGGAGCAGTACAGCGCCAAGATCTACGACGCCGCCCGGGCGCTGCCCGGCGCGGAGAGCTTTTCGGAGGAAACGTTTCCGGTCATCGTGGCGTTGCTGACCAACGTGTTCGACGGAGCCGCCATCGTGGGTGCGGTAGTGCCGCAGCCGGACATCGCCGAGCAACGGATTCCGGTGCTCACGGCGCTGCTCGCGGCGGCTTTGCCAGATGCGCCGGCGTAG
- a CDS encoding serine/threonine-protein kinase — protein MALDNGATFAGYTVVRRLSAGESGEVYLVHQPNFPGWQALEILPQTLAVDAEFRQRFERETSIAGQLYHPHIVEVHQHGQCNGRLWIAKDYVDGISAAQLMQERFPAVLPVAEVVGIVSAAAAALDYAHQRGLLHREVAPANILLTNPGEGEPRILLKDFGITRAAAGFGGAAVYQAPELLRGTDIDGRADQYALAATAWQLLTGAAPVGSGQSRPPKLSDVRPDLARLDDVFCTALASEPAGRYASCREFAEGFTAQAGIPTGDLVPDGQDVETTWVATIQPTDVVDYPAYGWPVTPALPVPAAPRFAPAPPPRRGTMLQSAAASLARRLDKFSATTRQPGKRRSRRVLLVSAAAVALVGSLVVAILVGRSATTHSTSAAGPVTSASSSPSAPATSTPSVAPAPLDGTYRIEVQRSKQTYNYTPSPQPPNVNTWWAIRSACTPAECRAAATLLDDTDHARAKPTVRPIILVFGEGQWQSRPETVQFACIGPNGTSNRQMTTQVLSLRPQPAGDLVGEMVVTVQSNECGQQAAVIRIPAVASRVGDVPPGVKVPDPATTPPTPETPSETPPESPPENSPTPSAPTTGPGR, from the coding sequence GTGGCGTTGGATAACGGTGCGACCTTTGCCGGTTACACCGTGGTCAGGAGGCTGTCCGCGGGCGAGTCCGGTGAGGTCTACCTGGTTCACCAACCAAACTTTCCCGGTTGGCAGGCACTCGAGATTCTTCCGCAGACGCTGGCCGTGGACGCTGAATTCCGCCAACGGTTCGAGCGGGAAACCTCGATAGCCGGGCAGCTCTATCACCCGCACATCGTGGAGGTCCACCAGCATGGCCAGTGCAATGGCCGGTTGTGGATCGCGAAAGACTACGTTGACGGCATTAGCGCCGCTCAGCTGATGCAGGAGCGTTTTCCGGCGGTGCTACCGGTGGCCGAGGTAGTGGGCATAGTCAGTGCGGCGGCCGCCGCTCTGGACTACGCCCATCAGCGTGGACTGCTCCATCGGGAGGTGGCGCCCGCCAATATCCTGCTGACGAATCCAGGGGAGGGCGAACCGCGGATCCTGCTGAAAGACTTCGGAATAACCCGCGCTGCGGCCGGGTTCGGTGGCGCGGCGGTCTACCAGGCGCCGGAACTGTTGCGGGGCACCGATATTGACGGGCGCGCCGACCAATACGCCCTGGCCGCCACCGCCTGGCAGTTGCTGACCGGCGCGGCACCGGTTGGCAGCGGCCAGTCGCGCCCGCCGAAACTCAGCGATGTACGTCCGGACCTGGCACGCCTGGACGACGTGTTTTGCACGGCACTGGCCAGCGAGCCCGCCGGCAGGTACGCCAGCTGCCGCGAGTTCGCCGAGGGTTTCACCGCGCAGGCCGGCATCCCGACCGGTGACTTGGTCCCCGACGGCCAGGACGTCGAGACGACCTGGGTGGCTACCATCCAGCCCACCGATGTCGTCGACTACCCGGCCTATGGCTGGCCGGTGACGCCAGCGCTACCAGTTCCCGCTGCACCGAGGTTCGCGCCCGCGCCGCCGCCGCGACGCGGGACCATGTTGCAATCGGCGGCCGCGTCGTTGGCGCGACGGCTGGACAAGTTCTCCGCCACCACCAGGCAGCCGGGGAAACGTCGGTCACGCCGCGTACTTCTCGTTTCAGCGGCCGCGGTCGCACTGGTCGGCTCGCTTGTGGTCGCCATCTTGGTAGGGCGGAGCGCAACGACGCACTCCACATCGGCGGCCGGCCCGGTCACTAGCGCCTCGAGCTCGCCAAGCGCGCCGGCAACCAGCACCCCGTCCGTTGCGCCCGCCCCGTTGGACGGCACCTACCGCATCGAGGTCCAACGATCAAAGCAGACCTACAACTACACGCCGAGTCCGCAGCCGCCGAACGTCAACACGTGGTGGGCTATCCGGTCGGCTTGCACACCGGCAGAATGTCGGGCCGCTGCGACCCTGCTCGACGACACCGACCATGCGCGGGCGAAGCCCACCGTTCGTCCGATCATCCTGGTATTCGGTGAGGGCCAGTGGCAGTCGCGGCCCGAGACCGTGCAGTTCGCCTGCATCGGGCCCAACGGCACGTCGAACCGCCAGATGACGACCCAGGTGTTGTCATTGCGTCCGCAACCCGCCGGCGACCTGGTCGGGGAAATGGTGGTCACCGTGCAAAGCAACGAGTGCGGCCAACAGGCAGCCGTCATCCGGATCCCGGCGGTGGCCAGCCGCGTCGGCGACGTGCCACCCGGGGTCAAGGTGCCCGACCCCGCCACCACACCGCCAACCCCGGAAACGCCGTCGGAAACGCCGCCGGAAAGCCCGCCGGAAAACTCGCCCACACCGAGCGCACCGACGACCGGTCCGGGTCGCTGA
- a CDS encoding nuclear transport factor 2 family protein, with protein sequence MLSLAEISDRLEIQQLLVDYSTAIDLRRFDDLDTVFTPDAYIDYRALGGIDGRYPEVKKWLAQVLPNFPVYAHMLGNFSVRIHGDIASSRVICFNPMVLGADQERVLFCGLWYDDEFVRTPDGWRMTRRVETKTFQKVL encoded by the coding sequence ATGTTGAGCCTGGCCGAAATCTCCGACCGGTTGGAGATCCAGCAACTATTGGTGGACTATTCGACGGCGATTGACCTACGCCGATTCGACGACCTGGACACAGTGTTCACCCCGGACGCCTACATCGACTACCGCGCCCTCGGCGGCATCGACGGCCGCTATCCCGAAGTCAAGAAGTGGCTGGCGCAGGTGCTACCGAATTTCCCGGTCTACGCGCACATGCTCGGCAACTTCTCGGTCCGCATCCACGGCGATATCGCTTCATCGCGGGTAATTTGCTTCAACCCGATGGTGCTCGGCGCAGACCAGGAGCGGGTGTTGTTCTGCGGGCTGTGGTACGACGACGAGTTCGTGCGCACCCCCGACGGCTGGCGGATGACTCGCCGCGTCGAGACCAAGACCTTCCAGAAGGTGCTCTGA
- a CDS encoding metal-dependent hydrolase family protein, producing the protein MRLHVRGLRLPDQAPIDLWIVDGRVSTEPIAGADTVFAGGWILPGMVDAHCHVGLGQHGAIELDEAISQAETERDAGALLLRDCGSPTDTRSLDDHADLPRIIRAGRHLARPKRYIPGFANELEDESQLPAAVAEQASRGDGWIKLVGDWIDRKVGDLAPLWSDDVLKAAIDAAHAHGARVTAHVFGEDALPGLINAGIDCIEHGTGLTDDTIALMLEHGTALVPTLINVENFPGIADSAVRYPTYAAHMRDLYANTYPRIAAAREAGIAIYAGTDAGSTIRHGRIADEVEALKSVGMSATEALGAACWDARRWLGRPGLDHGASADLLCFSEDPRQGPGFLSHPDLVLLRGEPFRPGR; encoded by the coding sequence GTGCGCCTGCACGTGCGAGGTTTGCGACTGCCCGACCAGGCCCCGATCGATTTGTGGATAGTCGACGGCCGCGTCAGCACCGAGCCGATTGCGGGAGCCGACACAGTCTTTGCCGGCGGCTGGATCCTGCCCGGGATGGTCGACGCGCACTGTCACGTCGGTCTGGGGCAGCACGGCGCCATCGAACTCGACGAAGCAATATCGCAGGCTGAGACCGAACGCGACGCGGGCGCACTGCTGCTGCGCGATTGCGGCTCCCCGACCGACACCCGCAGTCTCGACGACCATGCGGACCTGCCCCGCATCATTCGTGCCGGTAGACACCTGGCCAGACCCAAGCGCTACATACCCGGGTTCGCCAACGAGCTCGAGGATGAATCGCAGCTACCCGCCGCCGTCGCCGAGCAGGCGAGCCGCGGTGACGGCTGGATCAAGCTGGTTGGTGATTGGATCGACCGCAAGGTCGGCGATCTGGCCCCGTTGTGGTCCGATGACGTGCTGAAGGCCGCGATCGACGCCGCCCACGCCCACGGGGCTCGAGTCACCGCACATGTCTTCGGTGAGGATGCGCTGCCCGGCCTGATCAACGCGGGGATCGACTGCATCGAGCACGGCACCGGCCTGACCGACGACACCATTGCGCTCATGCTCGAACACGGCACCGCGCTGGTCCCCACGCTGATCAACGTCGAAAACTTTCCGGGAATCGCCGATTCCGCGGTTCGCTACCCGACCTACGCTGCGCATATGCGCGACCTTTATGCGAACACCTATCCGCGCATTGCGGCGGCGCGCGAAGCGGGGATCGCCATATACGCGGGAACCGACGCGGGCAGCACGATTCGCCACGGACGAATCGCCGACGAGGTGGAGGCCCTCAAAAGCGTCGGGATGAGCGCTACCGAGGCGCTGGGCGCGGCATGCTGGGACGCTCGGCGCTGGTTGGGCCGGCCCGGACTGGACCACGGGGCATCGGCTGACCTCTTGTGTTTTTCCGAGGACCCGCGACAGGGCCCGGGCTTCCTGAGCCATCCCGACCTGGTGCTGCTGCGCGGCGAACCGTTTCGGCCCGGTCGCTAG
- a CDS encoding D-alanyl-D-alanine carboxypeptidase family protein — MRKLIAAVAAAALLTGGTISAGAASADTGVQPIGSVPIPDGPAQTWIVADLDSGQVLAGRDQHVAHPPASTIKVLLSLVVLDELDLNSTVVADVADTQVECNCVGVKPGRSYTARQLLDGLLLVSGNDAANTLAHMLGGQDVAVAKMNAKAAALGAGNTHAVTPSGLDGPGGSGSSTAHDLAVIFRAAMANPVFAHITAEPSAMFPSGPAEGDEQPILNQDELLARYPGAIGGKTGYTNAARKTFVGAAARNGRRLVIAMMYGLVKEGGPTYWDQAAGLFDWGFALNPQASIGSL, encoded by the coding sequence ATGCGAAAGCTCATCGCCGCGGTCGCGGCCGCAGCTCTGCTCACCGGCGGCACCATCAGCGCGGGCGCGGCATCGGCCGACACCGGCGTCCAGCCGATCGGTTCGGTCCCGATTCCCGACGGCCCGGCACAAACCTGGATTGTGGCCGATCTCGACAGCGGTCAGGTACTGGCCGGACGTGACCAGCATGTCGCCCACCCACCGGCCAGCACCATCAAGGTGCTGTTATCGCTGGTGGTGCTGGACGAGTTGGACCTGAACTCGACCGTGGTGGCAGACGTCGCCGACACCCAGGTTGAATGCAACTGCGTCGGGGTCAAACCGGGCCGCAGCTATACCGCACGACAGCTGCTCGACGGCCTGCTGCTGGTTTCGGGTAACGATGCCGCCAACACCCTGGCGCACATGCTGGGTGGCCAGGACGTGGCCGTGGCCAAGATGAACGCCAAAGCCGCGGCGCTGGGTGCCGGCAACACCCACGCGGTGACCCCGTCCGGTCTGGACGGTCCCGGCGGCTCGGGCTCGTCGACCGCCCATGACCTGGCGGTCATCTTCCGGGCAGCCATGGCCAACCCGGTGTTTGCCCACATCACCGCCGAACCGTCGGCAATGTTCCCCAGCGGCCCCGCTGAGGGTGACGAGCAACCGATCCTCAATCAGGATGAGCTGTTGGCGCGCTATCCGGGAGCAATCGGCGGCAAGACCGGGTACACCAACGCCGCCCGCAAGACGTTCGTGGGTGCCGCGGCCCGCAACGGGCGCCGGCTGGTGATCGCGATGATGTACGGGCTGGTCAAAGAGGGCGGACCGACGTATTGGGATCAGGCCGCCGGCCTGTTCGACTGGGGTTTTGCCCTCAACCCGCAAGCCAGCATCGGATCCCTGTAA
- a CDS encoding DEAD/DEAH box helicase, which yields MQPVSPAEPIVEGSRPLRSWQRRALVKYLGTQPRDFLAVATPGSGKTAFALRIAAELLCHRAVEQITVVVPTEHLKIQWAQAAGRHGLSLDPKFSNSNPQTSPEYHGVVVTYAQVAAHPSLHRVRTEQRKTLVVFDEIHHGGDAKTWGDAIRDAFSDASRRLALTGTPFRSDDNPIPFVSYEPDGDGVLRSQADHTYGYAQALADGVVRPVVFLAYSGQARWRDSAGEEHEARLGEPLSAEQTARAWRTALDPAGEWMPAVIAAADRRLRQLRAQVPDAGGMIIASDRTAARSYAALLQRLTSETPTVVLSDDPGSSARISAFADGTSRWLVAVRMVSEGVDVPRLSVGIYATSASTPLFFAQAIGRFVRSRRAGETASIFLPSVPNLLQLASELEAQRNHVLGKPHRQSEDPLDDDPATKTQTEPSEVDKGFTSLGADAELDQVIFDGSSFGTATPAGSDEEADYLGIPGLLDADQMRALLHRRQDEQLQKRAQLQTGDGGPAAQHATTHGQIRELRRELNTLVAIAHHRTGKPHGWIHNELRRRCGGPPIAAATRDQLKARIDALRQLNSEQA from the coding sequence ATGCAGCCGGTGAGCCCCGCCGAGCCCATCGTCGAGGGCAGCCGACCGCTTCGCAGCTGGCAGCGACGGGCACTGGTGAAATACCTGGGTACCCAGCCGCGCGATTTCCTGGCGGTGGCTACCCCCGGATCCGGCAAGACGGCGTTCGCCCTGCGCATCGCGGCCGAACTGCTCTGTCATCGCGCCGTGGAGCAGATCACGGTGGTGGTGCCGACCGAACATCTGAAGATTCAGTGGGCGCAGGCGGCCGGTCGGCATGGCCTTTCATTGGACCCGAAATTCTCCAATTCCAACCCGCAGACGTCGCCGGAATACCACGGGGTGGTGGTGACCTACGCACAGGTGGCCGCACATCCGAGCCTGCATCGGGTGCGCACGGAGCAGCGCAAGACACTGGTGGTCTTCGACGAGATTCACCACGGCGGTGACGCCAAGACCTGGGGCGACGCCATCCGGGACGCGTTCAGTGATGCGTCTCGCCGCCTTGCCCTGACCGGCACCCCATTTCGCAGTGACGACAACCCCATCCCCTTCGTCAGCTACGAGCCCGACGGGGACGGAGTGCTGCGTTCGCAGGCCGATCACACCTACGGCTACGCGCAGGCCCTTGCCGACGGCGTCGTCCGGCCGGTGGTGTTCCTCGCCTACTCGGGACAGGCGCGCTGGCGTGATAGTGCCGGCGAAGAGCACGAGGCGCGCTTGGGCGAGCCGTTGTCGGCCGAACAGACCGCGCGGGCGTGGCGCACCGCGTTGGATCCCGCCGGCGAATGGATGCCCGCGGTGATCGCCGCCGCCGACCGGCGACTGCGTCAACTGCGGGCGCAGGTGCCCGATGCGGGCGGCATGATCATCGCCTCGGACCGCACGGCCGCACGATCCTACGCTGCATTACTGCAGCGGCTGACCTCGGAAACGCCCACGGTCGTGCTGTCCGACGATCCCGGATCGTCGGCCCGAATCAGTGCATTCGCCGACGGCACCAGCCGATGGTTGGTGGCCGTCCGCATGGTCTCCGAGGGCGTTGACGTGCCGCGCTTGTCGGTCGGGATCTACGCCACCAGTGCTTCCACGCCGCTGTTCTTCGCGCAGGCCATCGGCCGGTTCGTACGGTCTCGCCGGGCCGGAGAGACAGCGAGCATTTTCCTGCCGTCAGTGCCCAACCTGTTGCAGCTGGCCAGCGAACTGGAGGCCCAGCGCAACCATGTGCTGGGAAAACCGCACCGGCAATCCGAAGATCCGCTCGATGACGATCCGGCCACCAAGACCCAGACCGAGCCAAGCGAAGTAGACAAGGGCTTCACCTCGCTAGGCGCCGACGCCGAGCTGGATCAGGTCATCTTCGACGGTTCCTCGTTCGGCACCGCTACCCCCGCCGGAAGCGACGAGGAGGCCGACTACCTCGGTATCCCCGGGTTGCTGGATGCCGACCAGATGCGCGCCTTGCTGCATCGGCGCCAAGACGAGCAGCTGCAGAAGCGGGCTCAGCTTCAGACCGGGGACGGCGGTCCGGCGGCCCAGCACGCCACCACTCATGGCCAAATCCGCGAGTTGCGCCGCGAGCTGAACACGCTCGTCGCCATCGCCCATCATCGCACCGGCAAGCCGCATGGCTGGATCCACAACGAACTTCGTCGTCGCTGCGGCGGGCCGCCCATCGCCGCGGCAACCCGCGACCAGCTCAAAGCCCGCATAGACGCCTTACGCCAGCTCAACTCCGAACAGGCGTAG
- the ffh gene encoding signal recognition particle protein — protein sequence MFESLSDRLTGALQGLRGKGRLTDADIEATTREIRLALLEADVSLPVVRAFVHRIKERGRGVEVSGALNPAQQVVKIVNEELIGILGGETRELVFAKTPPTVVMLAGLQGSGKTTLAGKLAARLRGQGHTPLLVACDLQRPAAVNQLQVVGERAGVPVFAPHPGASPESGPGDPVAVAAAGLAEARTKHFDVVIVDTAGRLGIDEDLMAQAAAIRAAISPDEVLFVLDAMIGQDAVATAQAFGEGVGFTGVALTKLDGDARGGAALSVREVTGVPILFASTGEKLEEFDVFHPDRMASRILGMGDVLSLIEQAEQVFDAQQAEEAAAKIGAGELTLEDFLEQMLAVRKMGPIGNLLGMLPGGAQMKEALAEVDDKHLDRLQAIIRGMTPEERADPKIINASRRLRIANGSGVTVSEVNQLVDRFFEARKMMSSMLGGMGIPGMGRKSATRKSKGAKGKAGKKGKKGARGPTPPKVKSPFGMPGMPGMPAGFPDLSQMPEGLDELPPGLADFDLSKLKFPGKK from the coding sequence GTGTTTGAATCGCTGTCCGACCGGTTGACCGGTGCCCTACAGGGGCTGCGCGGCAAGGGTCGCCTGACCGACGCCGATATCGAGGCAACCACCCGCGAGATCCGGTTGGCGCTGCTGGAAGCCGATGTTTCGTTGCCGGTGGTGCGGGCCTTTGTGCATCGGATCAAAGAGCGCGGCCGCGGCGTCGAGGTATCCGGTGCGCTCAACCCGGCGCAACAGGTCGTCAAGATCGTCAATGAGGAACTGATCGGCATTCTCGGCGGCGAGACGCGTGAGCTGGTCTTCGCCAAGACGCCGCCGACCGTGGTGATGCTGGCCGGCCTGCAAGGCTCCGGCAAGACGACGCTGGCCGGCAAGTTGGCTGCGCGTCTGCGCGGCCAAGGGCATACCCCCCTGCTGGTGGCCTGTGACCTGCAGCGACCGGCCGCGGTCAACCAGCTGCAAGTCGTTGGTGAGCGTGCCGGAGTGCCGGTGTTTGCGCCCCATCCCGGTGCCTCGCCGGAATCCGGCCCCGGTGACCCGGTGGCCGTCGCGGCGGCGGGTCTGGCAGAAGCGAGGACCAAACACTTCGATGTCGTCATCGTCGACACCGCCGGACGGTTGGGCATCGACGAGGACCTGATGGCCCAGGCGGCGGCCATCCGCGCCGCGATCAGCCCCGATGAAGTGCTGTTCGTGCTGGACGCGATGATCGGTCAGGATGCCGTGGCCACCGCTCAGGCGTTTGGCGAGGGGGTCGGCTTCACCGGTGTGGCGTTGACCAAACTCGACGGCGACGCGCGCGGTGGCGCAGCGTTGTCGGTCCGTGAAGTGACGGGCGTCCCAATCCTTTTCGCTTCTACCGGGGAGAAGCTCGAGGAGTTCGACGTCTTCCACCCGGATCGGATGGCCAGCCGCATCCTGGGTATGGGCGATGTGCTGAGCCTCATCGAGCAGGCCGAACAGGTCTTCGACGCTCAACAGGCCGAAGAGGCCGCCGCCAAGATCGGCGCCGGTGAGTTGACGCTGGAGGACTTCCTCGAGCAGATGCTGGCGGTGCGCAAGATGGGCCCGATCGGCAACCTGCTGGGCATGCTGCCCGGCGGGGCTCAAATGAAGGAGGCACTGGCCGAGGTCGACGACAAACACCTCGACCGGCTGCAGGCCATCATTCGTGGCATGACGCCCGAAGAGCGGGCCGACCCCAAGATCATCAATGCGTCGCGCCGGCTGCGAATCGCCAACGGTTCGGGCGTGACGGTGTCCGAGGTCAACCAGCTAGTCGATCGTTTCTTCGAGGCCCGCAAGATGATGTCGTCGATGCTCGGCGGGATGGGTATCCCCGGCATGGGACGCAAGTCTGCGACCCGAAAGAGCAAGGGCGCAAAAGGAAAGGCCGGCAAGAAAGGCAAGAAGGGGGCACGCGGTCCGACGCCGCCGAAGGTCAAAAGCCCGTTCGGCATGCCGGGTATGCCGGGCATGCCCGCGGGCTTTCCCGACCTGTCCCAGATGCCCGAGGGCCTCGACGAGCTGCCGCCCGGGCTGGCCGATTTCGACCTGTCCAAGCTGAAGTTCCCGGGCAAGAAGTAG
- a CDS encoding [protein-PII] uridylyltransferase, translating to MEPGSDRAASDLAAARRQLLSEEHRQLDPAELRQAWLDLHESWLVDKAAEIGISDTSGFAIVGVGGLGRRELLPYSDLDLLLVHDGKPDGVLAEVADKLWYPLWDANIRLDHSVRTVPDAVAVASSDTVAALGMLEARHIAGDEGLSAGLIDGVRRQWRSGIRSHMGELVQMTHDRWLRCGRIANRAEPDLKSGRGGLRDVQLLDALAIAQLIDRHGMAAPDMPVGSLDAAYLTLLNVRTELHRVSGRGRDLLLAQHADDISAALQFGDRFDLARMLSSAGRTIAYHSETGLRTACNAIPRRGISALRRRPKRRPLDDGVVEYASEIVLARDAQPEQDAGLVLRVAAAAAHSGLPIGAGTLRRLADNAPEVPIPWPREVLDDLLVVLLAGPTAVGTIEALDRTGLWGRLLPEWGAIRDLPPRDIAHKWTVDRHVIETTVQAAPLTTRVSRPDLLALGALLHDIGKGRGTDHSVLGSEMVVQIGQRLGIPPADIDLLSKLVRHHLLLPIVATRSDLNDPKTIEDVSEALGGDPQLLEVLHALTEADSKATGPGVWSDWKASLVQNLVSRCRMVMAGERLPQADPTAPQYVSLAADRGVHVEIGPGESARMYRAVMAAPDKPGLVSKAAAVLALNSLGVHSASVNSHDGIAITDFVVSPLFGSPAGADLLRQQFVGALAGDIDVLGMVEKRDSEATSNASQRAGEVVAGVPVTRSTAPPRILWLEAATADQLILEIRAVDRPGLLALLTRALERAGANIVWAKVNTFGSTAADVFCVTVAADTEESEVRAAVERELSAVLGPQANVLVDEPVGD from the coding sequence ATGGAACCAGGGAGTGACCGCGCGGCAAGCGATTTGGCTGCCGCGCGGCGCCAATTGCTGTCCGAGGAGCATCGTCAGCTCGATCCAGCCGAGCTGCGGCAGGCGTGGCTGGATCTGCACGAGTCCTGGCTGGTCGACAAGGCCGCCGAAATCGGGATCAGCGACACCAGCGGCTTCGCCATTGTTGGGGTCGGCGGTCTCGGCCGCCGAGAGCTGCTGCCCTATTCGGATTTGGACCTGCTGTTGGTGCACGACGGCAAGCCTGACGGGGTGTTGGCAGAAGTTGCGGACAAGCTCTGGTATCCGTTGTGGGACGCCAATATTCGCCTCGACCACAGCGTGCGAACGGTTCCCGATGCCGTTGCTGTGGCCAGCTCCGATACCGTGGCTGCGCTCGGCATGCTGGAAGCGCGCCACATCGCTGGCGATGAAGGCCTCTCGGCGGGGTTGATTGACGGCGTACGACGGCAGTGGCGCAGCGGAATTCGTTCCCACATGGGCGAACTCGTCCAGATGACGCATGATCGTTGGTTGCGCTGCGGGCGCATCGCCAACCGCGCCGAACCCGATCTCAAATCGGGTCGCGGTGGGCTTCGCGACGTTCAGCTGCTTGATGCGCTGGCGATCGCCCAGCTCATCGATCGCCACGGCATGGCCGCCCCCGACATGCCGGTAGGTTCACTGGACGCTGCCTACCTCACCCTGCTCAACGTTCGCACCGAACTGCACCGCGTGTCCGGCCGTGGACGTGATCTGCTGTTGGCCCAACACGCCGACGACATCAGCGCGGCTTTGCAATTCGGTGACCGATTCGACCTGGCGCGCATGCTGTCCAGCGCCGGTCGCACCATCGCGTATCACTCCGAAACCGGGCTGCGCACCGCTTGCAACGCGATACCGCGACGTGGCATCTCCGCCTTGCGGCGACGACCGAAACGGCGCCCCCTCGACGACGGTGTCGTCGAGTACGCCAGCGAAATCGTGCTCGCCCGCGACGCCCAGCCCGAACAGGACGCTGGCCTGGTTCTGCGGGTAGCGGCCGCGGCCGCCCACAGCGGGTTGCCCATCGGCGCCGGCACCCTACGCCGGCTGGCCGACAACGCGCCGGAGGTGCCGATACCTTGGCCGCGTGAGGTGCTCGATGACCTGCTGGTGGTGTTGCTCGCCGGACCCACCGCCGTGGGAACGATCGAAGCGCTGGACCGAACCGGCCTGTGGGGCAGGCTGCTGCCGGAGTGGGGCGCCATCCGCGACCTGCCGCCGCGCGATATCGCGCACAAGTGGACCGTGGACCGTCATGTGATCGAAACCACCGTTCAGGCCGCGCCGCTGACCACTCGGGTGTCACGACCGGATCTGCTCGCGCTTGGGGCGCTGCTGCACGACATCGGCAAGGGCAGGGGAACTGATCACAGCGTGCTCGGGTCCGAGATGGTGGTGCAGATCGGCCAACGGCTCGGTATTCCGCCGGCCGACATCGATCTGCTGTCCAAATTGGTTCGTCACCATCTGCTGCTACCGATCGTGGCGACCCGAAGCGACTTGAACGACCCCAAGACCATCGAGGACGTATCCGAGGCCCTAGGCGGGGACCCCCAGTTACTTGAGGTACTGCACGCGCTGACCGAGGCGGACTCGAAGGCGACCGGCCCGGGGGTATGGAGCGATTGGAAGGCGTCCCTGGTCCAAAACTTGGTCTCGCGCTGCCGGATGGTGATGGCTGGTGAGCGGCTGCCGCAGGCGGATCCAACTGCGCCACAATATGTTTCGCTGGCGGCCGACCGTGGTGTGCATGTGGAGATCGGGCCCGGCGAGAGCGCGCGCATGTACCGGGCGGTGATGGCCGCGCCGGACAAGCCGGGGTTGGTCTCCAAGGCCGCCGCGGTGCTGGCGCTGAACTCGCTGGGCGTCCACTCGGCGTCGGTGAACAGCCACGACGGCATCGCAATCACCGATTTCGTGGTGTCGCCCCTTTTTGGTTCCCCGGCCGGCGCCGACCTATTGCGCCAACAGTTCGTTGGTGCCCTTGCCGGCGACATCGACGTCTTGGGCATGGTGGAAAAACGGGACAGCGAGGCCACCAGCAACGCCTCCCAGCGGGCCGGCGAGGTGGTGGCGGGGGTTCCGGTCACGCGTTCGACCGCTCCGCCACGCATCCTCTGGCTCGAAGCCGCCACTGCCGACCAGCTGATCCTCGAAATCCGCGCCGTGGATAGGCCGGGGCTGCTGGCATTGCTGACCCGCGCGCTGGAACGAGCTGGCGCAAACATCGTTTGGGCCAAGGTCAACACGTTTGGATCGACCGCGGCCGACGTGTTTTGTGTGACGGTTGCCGCCGACACCGAGGAATCGGAGGTGCGCGCCGCGGTGGAGCGCGAGCTGTCAGCCGTCTTGGGTCCGCAGGCTAACGTGCTAGTCGACGAGCCCGTCGGCGACTGA